A part of Desulfobacter sp. genomic DNA contains:
- a CDS encoding adenosylcobinamide amidohydrolase produces the protein MKKFYLFLAVTLGLCLASMVFATTAPQPVQIKDASGKRHEFLRPPQRVACLAPYVTQILVDLGQSGRIAALTRQDLVFHAALRKTSLGSYFTPDLAAIERCGADLVICPPGRAEQVKAALGDRIPILVMAATSMDQAFGQVRQMGRLFGCEKKAGQVLAEIRTQLSMVSGRLAREKDLEKKRTVRVMGGKTLSCPGDDSFQNEMIRAAGGIVPQWGKSGSAVEVDPGAWQAFNPQVIYGCNANADRVRHLLSAPPYNTVDAVKNGRIHMFPCEMTCRATTITGDFIQWLAAAVYPDIFADPKRAVTADRPLSWRPLAVDLDYVDRARVVEHRLADTPYKSLVLRFKAPMTLLSTFEGLRENQEGCGNTFIPMAASLGHMKTGVDRVKETLENNLGFSKGGFTTLMTGADMDHLALAEKTYKDLSVTALVTAGVRGNAMRLSKDKGYYFSHGTINIIVGTNRKLSTAAMSRALITATEAKTAALTDLDIRSRYTPWSNPATGTGTDNILVIQGRGPWVKYAGGHSKIAQLMAEAVHEGVTRAIAGQNGILKGRDIFQRLAERGMSLEALVRCFETRMPGRALTRELETLLGRPYYAAFVESALAVSDARARDLVRESPFWEETCKAVTLKICGRATAPAPCTSHKIPAPLAKALGAMIAGIESVKEIRQ, from the coding sequence ATGAAAAAATTTTACCTATTCCTGGCAGTGACTTTGGGGCTTTGCCTTGCATCAATGGTATTTGCAACGACAGCCCCCCAGCCGGTGCAAATAAAAGACGCATCGGGAAAACGCCATGAGTTTCTCCGCCCCCCGCAGCGGGTCGCCTGCCTGGCCCCCTATGTCACCCAGATACTGGTGGACCTGGGGCAGTCGGGCCGCATCGCCGCCCTGACCCGGCAGGACCTGGTTTTTCACGCAGCCTTGAGAAAAACCAGCCTGGGCAGCTATTTCACCCCGGACCTGGCCGCCATTGAACGATGCGGGGCGGACCTGGTGATCTGTCCCCCCGGCCGGGCAGAACAGGTCAAAGCCGCCCTGGGAGACCGGATCCCCATTCTGGTCATGGCCGCCACCTCCATGGACCAGGCCTTCGGCCAGGTCCGGCAGATGGGCCGGCTCTTTGGATGCGAAAAAAAGGCGGGGCAGGTCCTGGCAGAGATCCGCACCCAGCTGTCCATGGTGAGCGGGCGGCTGGCCCGGGAAAAGGACCTGGAAAAAAAACGGACGGTCCGGGTCATGGGGGGAAAGACCTTAAGCTGCCCCGGGGATGATTCGTTTCAGAATGAAATGATCCGGGCCGCCGGGGGCATCGTCCCCCAGTGGGGGAAAAGCGGTTCTGCCGTTGAGGTGGATCCCGGGGCCTGGCAGGCCTTCAACCCCCAGGTGATCTACGGCTGCAACGCCAATGCAGACAGGGTCCGCCACCTGCTTTCCGCACCGCCCTACAATACTGTGGATGCCGTTAAAAACGGCAGAATCCACATGTTTCCCTGCGAGATGACCTGCCGGGCGACCACCATTACCGGGGACTTTATCCAATGGCTGGCCGCGGCGGTCTATCCGGATATCTTTGCCGACCCTAAACGGGCCGTCACGGCGGACCGCCCGCTGTCCTGGCGCCCCCTGGCCGTCGACCTGGATTACGTGGACAGGGCCCGGGTGGTGGAACACCGGCTTGCCGACACCCCTTACAAATCCCTGGTGCTGAGGTTCAAGGCTCCCATGACCCTCCTTTCCACCTTTGAGGGGCTGCGGGAAAACCAGGAAGGGTGCGGCAACACCTTTATTCCCATGGCTGCCAGCCTGGGACACATGAAAACCGGGGTGGATCGGGTCAAAGAAACCCTGGAAAACAACCTGGGCTTTTCAAAGGGGGGCTTTACCACCCTCATGACCGGGGCGGACATGGACCACCTGGCCCTGGCCGAGAAAACCTACAAGGACCTGTCGGTCACGGCCCTGGTCACTGCCGGGGTCAGGGGAAACGCCATGCGCCTGTCCAAGGACAAGGGCTATTATTTTTCCCACGGCACCATCAATATCATTGTGGGCACCAACCGGAAGCTGTCCACAGCAGCCATGTCCCGGGCCCTGATCACGGCGACCGAGGCCAAAACCGCGGCCCTCACCGACCTGGACATCCGGAGCCGGTATACCCCCTGGTCCAACCCGGCCACGGGCACGGGTACGGACAATATCCTGGTCATCCAGGGCCGGGGCCCCTGGGTTAAATATGCCGGGGGCCACAGCAAAATCGCCCAGCTCATGGCCGAGGCGGTCCATGAAGGGGTGACCCGGGCCATTGCCGGACAGAACGGCATCCTCAAGGGCCGGGACATTTTCCAGCGGCTGGCCGAACGGGGAATGAGCCTGGAGGCCCTGGTCCGCTGCTTTGAGACCCGGATGCCCGGCCGCGCCCTGACCCGGGAGCTGGAAACCCTGCTCGGCCGCCCCTATTACGCCGCCTTTGTGGAGTCGGCCCTGGCCGTTTCGGACGCCCGGGCAAGGGACCTGGTCCGGGAAAGCCCCTTCTGGGAAGAGACCTGTAAAGCGGTCACACTTAAAATCTGCGGCAGGGCAACGGCCCCTGCCCCCTGCACATCCCACAAGATTCCCGCCCCCCTTGCCAAGGCCCTGGGGGCCATGATTGCGGGAATTGAATCTGTAAAGGAAATCCGCCAATGA
- a CDS encoding TonB-dependent receptor has protein sequence MKKWLSFLMLSALLTLPAGVMAGESASSPTESLKFDDMVVTSGRIKEKREDVTTNISVYTSEDIQALAVQDLSDLMLKEGFYIKEYPNSTISVGIRGLSTDTHGNDLSSNVLILINGRRSGTGNLAKITMDNVERIEIIRGPGSVQYGASAMGGVVNIITKRGSQGFTASIEGTMGSWSYKKGAIDIAGGVNKFDYSLSASKSSKGDFETGDGEKYENTGYDSKENMDIDLGFTFLPKNRFGVSLSDHDGDHIGNPGKLTSGTPDQYVDHALKSFDIYYDGQTQDNFLFWKLRYFKGKDEYFVGYPSSPSSNYTRDTDHQGISAQLTAKWKMVDVTGGLDWADYAIETSKNPGKENTYENPGLFIMAKTRLMEDRLILSLGGRYDKYEVEGTNGKNTDDSNWSWSFGAAYKILPGLSIRGNIAEAFCMPTADQLFSYTNWGAWGIWIGNENLDPETSRTYEVGIDFKKYGLTAGLTYFYTKFENKISYIDLPGNTHQYANIKGATISGVEGSISYNISERFGWSFKIEPYASFTVFDEYTNDETGENLTSTPDWSAAYGINVSNNELGLVTRLNFVHYGEQDMSGGARLAEADVADWSISKRLFSLKDYGIVTLKGEIVNLFDEDYALVQGYPSPGRTFYLGLNYTF, from the coding sequence ATGAAAAAATGGCTATCGTTTCTCATGCTGTCTGCGTTGTTGACACTCCCGGCCGGAGTAATGGCCGGAGAATCCGCATCTTCTCCCACGGAATCTCTAAAATTCGATGATATGGTTGTCACCTCCGGCAGAATCAAGGAGAAAAGAGAAGATGTAACCACCAATATTTCGGTGTATACCTCAGAAGACATCCAAGCCTTGGCGGTTCAGGATCTGAGCGACCTGATGCTAAAAGAAGGATTTTATATCAAAGAATATCCCAACTCCACCATTTCCGTGGGGATCCGCGGACTTTCCACCGATACCCATGGCAACGACCTGTCAAGCAACGTGCTGATCCTGATCAACGGCCGCAGATCCGGCACAGGTAACCTTGCAAAAATCACCATGGACAATGTGGAACGGATTGAAATCATCAGAGGGCCGGGATCTGTCCAATACGGCGCTTCGGCCATGGGCGGGGTGGTAAATATCATCACCAAAAGAGGCAGCCAAGGGTTCACTGCATCCATCGAAGGCACAATGGGAAGTTGGAGCTATAAAAAAGGGGCCATCGACATTGCAGGCGGGGTAAACAAATTTGACTATTCCCTAAGTGCCTCCAAATCCTCCAAGGGGGATTTCGAAACCGGGGATGGCGAAAAATACGAGAATACTGGATATGATTCAAAGGAAAATATGGACATTGACCTGGGTTTCACCTTTCTGCCGAAAAACCGGTTCGGAGTTTCGCTTTCCGACCATGACGGTGATCACATCGGTAATCCCGGGAAGCTGACATCAGGAACGCCGGACCAGTATGTGGACCATGCCCTCAAATCCTTTGATATTTACTATGACGGCCAAACCCAGGATAATTTTCTGTTTTGGAAACTCCGTTATTTCAAAGGTAAAGACGAATATTTTGTCGGCTATCCCAGCAGCCCGAGCAGTAATTATACAAGGGATACTGATCACCAGGGAATTTCGGCTCAGCTCACAGCCAAATGGAAGATGGTCGATGTAACCGGCGGGCTGGACTGGGCCGATTATGCCATTGAAACCTCCAAAAACCCGGGCAAGGAAAACACCTATGAGAACCCGGGCCTCTTCATCATGGCAAAGACCCGGCTGATGGAAGACCGGTTGATCCTTTCCCTGGGAGGGCGGTACGACAAATATGAGGTTGAAGGCACCAACGGAAAAAACACGGATGATAGCAACTGGTCCTGGAGCTTTGGGGCCGCATACAAAATACTCCCGGGCCTGAGCATCCGGGGCAATATTGCAGAAGCCTTTTGCATGCCCACGGCGGATCAATTGTTCAGCTACACCAATTGGGGTGCTTGGGGCATATGGATCGGAAACGAAAATCTGGATCCTGAAACCAGCAGAACCTATGAAGTCGGAATTGATTTTAAAAAATACGGCCTAACCGCCGGCCTGACCTATTTTTACACGAAGTTTGAAAACAAAATTTCATATATTGATCTCCCAGGCAACACCCACCAGTATGCAAACATCAAAGGCGCCACCATTTCAGGTGTTGAGGGCAGTATCAGCTACAATATATCAGAGCGGTTCGGGTGGAGTTTTAAAATCGAACCCTACGCTTCTTTTACCGTATTTGACGAATATACCAATGATGAAACAGGAGAAAACCTGACAAGCACACCGGACTGGAGTGCAGCATACGGCATCAATGTCAGCAACAATGAACTGGGGCTGGTCACCCGCCTGAATTTTGTCCATTACGGCGAGCAGGATATGTCCGGAGGTGCGCGGCTGGCTGAAGCCGATGTGGCGGATTGGTCTATCTCTAAACGACTCTTTTCATTGAAGGATTACGGCATTGTTACCCTGAAGGGGGAAATCGTCAATTTGTTTGATGAAGACTACGCCCTGGTCCAGGGATATCCCTCTCCGGGCAGAACCTTTTACCTGGGGCTGAATTACACCTTTTAA
- a CDS encoding ABC transporter ATP-binding protein — protein MKNTTPILSCRNLCVGYGRSRVLDGLDMRFYPGEFVSLLGPNGAGKTTLLRTLSRLQPALGGQILLKGRPLEDIPSPELARTMSVVLTVKHVPPLFQVYEFVAMGRYPYTVWTGRLRPEDDRAVADALEMVGAADLAFRDLDTLSDGEKQKIFIARALAQEPEIILLDEPTVHLDLKHRMEIMSILQRLCREKGITVLASLHDLEVAAKVSDRVALVREGGVPDCGPPEDVLDRETVSGLYEFSRAAFNPVLGNIEIRSRADQARVFVVGGMGSAAVLYRLLAKRGYDMATGILMENDIDAVVARSLGALCLIQDNPMAVPRGLIDNARAAMDACDLVVDAGFMVSDLNRANLDLLDHALAQGRSVFALDRGAPRPAYRLNPSLVRRAGRETLVADLMDDYLGQAGEKTA, from the coding sequence ATGAAAAATACAACGCCCATATTATCCTGCCGGAATCTCTGCGTGGGCTACGGCAGGTCCAGGGTTCTGGACGGCCTGGACATGCGCTTTTATCCGGGGGAGTTTGTCTCCCTCCTGGGGCCCAACGGGGCGGGAAAAACCACCTTGCTGAGAACCCTCTCCCGGCTGCAGCCCGCCCTGGGCGGCCAAATCCTTCTCAAAGGACGGCCCCTGGAGGACATCCCCTCGCCTGAGCTGGCCCGGACCATGTCCGTTGTCCTGACGGTCAAACATGTGCCGCCCCTGTTCCAGGTGTATGAGTTTGTGGCCATGGGCCGGTATCCCTATACGGTGTGGACCGGCCGGCTGAGACCGGAGGACGACCGGGCCGTGGCCGACGCCCTGGAGATGGTGGGGGCGGCAGATCTGGCCTTCAGAGACCTGGATACCCTCAGCGACGGGGAAAAACAGAAAATTTTCATTGCCCGGGCCCTGGCCCAGGAGCCGGAAATTATTCTTTTGGACGAACCCACGGTCCACCTGGATCTCAAGCACCGCATGGAAATCATGTCCATCCTCCAGCGGCTTTGCCGGGAAAAGGGTATCACGGTACTGGCCTCCCTCCATGACCTTGAAGTGGCGGCCAAGGTATCCGACCGGGTGGCACTGGTCCGGGAGGGCGGTGTGCCGGACTGCGGGCCGCCCGAGGATGTCCTGGACCGGGAAACGGTTTCCGGCCTCTATGAATTCAGCCGGGCCGCATTTAACCCGGTTCTGGGGAATATTGAAATACGGAGCCGGGCAGACCAGGCCCGGGTGTTTGTGGTGGGGGGGATGGGCTCCGCCGCCGTCCTTTACCGCCTCCTGGCCAAGCGGGGCTACGATATGGCCACGGGCATCCTCATGGAAAATGATATTGATGCGGTGGTGGCCAGGTCCCTGGGGGCGCTGTGCCTGATCCAGGATAATCCCATGGCAGTGCCCCGGGGGCTCATTGACAATGCCCGGGCGGCCATGGATGCCTGTGACCTGGTGGTGGATGCCGGATTTATGGTTTCGGATCTGAACCGGGCGAACCTGGACCTGCTGGACCATGCCCTGGCCCAGGGCAGGAGCGTATTCGCCCTGGACAGGGGCGCCCCCCGTCCGGCCTACCGGCTGAACCCCAGTCTGGTGCGCCGGGCCGGCCGTGAAACCCTTGTGGCCGACCTTATGGACGATTATCTTGGACAAGCCGGTGAGAAAACCGCCTGA
- a CDS encoding PAS domain-containing protein: MNSHKRIDDYVSNAILSSIPEPFFVFDENGYYVDILGGVDRDKYHDGQHLIGKRIHDVIDVKAADDYLHQIKKAIRLEKVIYYDYRLSATEVKGSENLPGPKGPQWFEAHISPIEKIHGKPRMVVWIAFNVTESRKALTEKEALILELKKANNEIKDLSGLLPICSMCKKIRDDKGYWSTLETYIEKHSDASFSHGMCTDCAEKLYGKEGWYLEMKKKKGVK, encoded by the coding sequence ATGAATAGCCATAAAAGGATTGATGACTATGTTTCTAATGCTATTTTGTCATCTATTCCTGAACCGTTTTTTGTCTTTGATGAAAATGGTTACTATGTAGATATTTTAGGCGGAGTCGATCGTGATAAATATCACGATGGGCAGCATTTGATAGGTAAACGCATACATGATGTCATCGATGTTAAAGCAGCGGATGACTATTTACATCAGATCAAAAAAGCAATACGGCTCGAAAAGGTGATCTATTACGATTACCGATTGTCTGCAACGGAGGTTAAGGGGTCAGAAAACCTTCCCGGCCCAAAGGGTCCCCAATGGTTTGAAGCCCATATTTCACCCATTGAAAAAATCCATGGGAAACCGCGCATGGTTGTCTGGATTGCTTTCAACGTTACGGAATCCAGAAAAGCGCTTACTGAAAAAGAAGCGCTGATACTTGAGCTTAAAAAAGCCAATAATGAAATCAAGGATTTAAGCGGATTGCTTCCAATCTGTTCCATGTGCAAAAAAATCCGGGATGACAAAGGGTATTGGAGTACCCTTGAAACATATATAGAGAAACACTCCGACGCTTCATTCAGCCATGGTATGTGTACGGACTGCGCAGAAAAACTATATGGTAAAGAGGGGTGGTATCTTGAAATGAAAAAGAAAAAGGGAGTGAAGTGA
- a CDS encoding DUF3450 domain-containing protein has product MGIRKQGAGRPGRWLWGAGLAAVLAAAPAWSQTSVSRDIEKPVQQAIDTRQSAQDAQEKWDGAREKLVAAYERLKAEKEQLEAVRARLAKEAARQEKVNRALAEEQAEARRIQDEMMPFLKSVTGRIDEIRAHDAPFLVQERRQRLSRLEAILEDPEVSGAEKYRKTMEALFVEAEYGNTVEVYQEKIMVDGAEVLGDIFRLGRVSLFFLTLDRATAAVFDVARDKWVVLDGAHVPSVAAAVEMAAKHRPMEVIALPLGRLGRGEGGSHE; this is encoded by the coding sequence ATGGGAATCAGAAAACAGGGAGCAGGCCGGCCGGGCAGATGGCTGTGGGGTGCCGGTCTGGCGGCGGTACTGGCTGCAGCACCGGCATGGTCGCAGACCTCCGTATCCAGGGATATAGAAAAACCGGTGCAGCAGGCCATTGACACCCGGCAGTCCGCCCAGGATGCCCAGGAAAAATGGGACGGGGCGCGGGAGAAGCTGGTGGCGGCCTATGAACGGCTCAAGGCGGAGAAGGAGCAGCTGGAAGCCGTCCGGGCCCGGCTGGCCAAAGAAGCTGCCCGGCAGGAGAAGGTAAACCGGGCCCTGGCCGAGGAACAGGCCGAGGCCCGGCGGATTCAGGACGAAATGATGCCCTTCCTCAAAAGCGTGACCGGCCGGATCGATGAGATCCGGGCCCATGACGCCCCCTTCCTGGTCCAGGAGCGGCGCCAGCGGCTTTCCCGGCTGGAGGCCATTCTGGAGGATCCGGAGGTTTCAGGGGCTGAAAAATATCGAAAGACCATGGAGGCCCTCTTTGTGGAGGCGGAATACGGCAATACCGTGGAGGTCTACCAGGAGAAGATCATGGTGGACGGGGCCGAAGTCCTTGGGGATATCTTCCGCCTGGGCCGGGTCTCCCTCTTTTTCCTCACCCTTGACCGGGCCACGGCCGCCGTCTTTGATGTGGCCCGGGACAAATGGGTTGTTCTGGACGGCGCCCATGTCCCGTCCGTTGCCGCTGCCGTGGAGATGGCGGCCAAACACCGCCCCATGGAAGTGATTGCCCTGCCCCTGGGCCGGCTGGGCAGGGGGGAAGGGGGCAGCCATGAGTAG
- a CDS encoding DUF3450 family protein, giving the protein MSRIFAILLVACLAGTPAAAKDIRQAHIDLEKQRQAMAVQAEDELARAKAAARENAQAIRRDRQALEAAISRLSAGNKKLKKENQGLEKNILALGTEGDKLRAALEESRAVNKELAGFVRAYAKDLDSLLDQSLQSALTPDREKFLGPLINQERFWSMDDLRRMADTALEEIEASGRVEFRQGPIIDRQGRDRTAKILTLGNFTGIYVLESETGASPETGFLIYSDQSRRFFALSKLPSVQLKDQLDAYLAGDADAVPMDMSRGGALRRFTHELNLAEQVPKGGPIVWPILAILGLALLILLERWVFFLRRRLKVEPFMAEVRRLIDAENWADCETLMAGRKRALIPKVLLKVLPFRDRSRSDMENALQEAILGEIPAIERFLSTLGMLAAIAPLMGLLGTVTGMINTFHVITYYGTGDPRMMSGGISEALVTTMLGLAVAIPIMLCHTLLSRMVETHISRMEEKAVSFVNMVFKARNECRPPEGAAQEG; this is encoded by the coding sequence ATGAGTAGAATTTTTGCCATCCTGCTGGTGGCCTGCCTGGCCGGGACCCCGGCGGCTGCCAAGGACATCCGCCAGGCCCATATTGATTTGGAAAAACAGCGCCAGGCCATGGCGGTTCAGGCGGAGGATGAACTGGCCCGGGCCAAAGCGGCGGCCAGGGAAAACGCCCAGGCCATCCGCAGGGACAGGCAGGCCCTTGAAGCGGCCATCAGCCGGCTTTCGGCCGGGAATAAAAAATTGAAAAAGGAAAACCAGGGGCTGGAAAAAAATATCCTGGCCCTGGGAACCGAGGGAGACAAGCTCAGGGCGGCCCTGGAAGAGTCCCGGGCGGTGAACAAGGAACTGGCCGGTTTTGTCCGGGCCTATGCCAAGGACCTGGACAGCCTGCTGGACCAGAGTCTCCAGAGTGCATTGACCCCTGACCGGGAAAAATTCCTCGGCCCCTTGATCAACCAGGAACGGTTCTGGTCCATGGACGACCTCCGCCGCATGGCCGATACGGCATTGGAAGAGATTGAGGCCTCGGGCCGGGTGGAATTCCGCCAGGGGCCCATCATCGACCGCCAGGGCCGGGACCGCACAGCAAAGATCCTGACCCTGGGCAATTTCACCGGCATCTATGTGCTGGAATCTGAAACCGGCGCTTCCCCGGAGACGGGATTCCTCATCTATTCCGACCAGAGCCGGCGGTTTTTCGCCCTGTCCAAACTCCCCTCGGTTCAGCTTAAGGACCAGCTGGACGCCTATCTTGCCGGGGATGCCGATGCCGTGCCCATGGATATGTCCCGGGGCGGGGCCCTGCGGCGGTTCACCCATGAACTGAACCTGGCCGAGCAGGTGCCCAAGGGCGGCCCCATTGTCTGGCCCATCCTGGCCATCCTGGGCCTGGCCCTGCTCATCCTTCTGGAACGGTGGGTCTTCTTCCTCCGCCGCCGGCTGAAGGTGGAGCCCTTCATGGCCGAGGTCCGGCGCCTCATTGACGCTGAAAATTGGGCAGATTGCGAAACCCTCATGGCGGGCCGTAAACGGGCCCTGATCCCCAAGGTCCTGCTCAAGGTGCTGCCCTTCAGGGATAGGAGCCGGTCGGATATGGAAAACGCCCTCCAGGAGGCCATCCTGGGGGAGATCCCGGCCATTGAGCGGTTTTTGTCCACCCTGGGCATGCTGGCGGCCATCGCCCCCCTCATGGGGCTGCTGGGCACGGTGACCGGGATGATCAACACCTTTCATGTGATCACCTATTACGGCACCGGCGACCCCAGGATGATGTCCGGAGGCATTTCCGAGGCCCTGGTCACCACCATGCTGGGCCTGGCCGTGGCCATCCCTATCATGCTCTGCCATACCCTGCTGAGCCGGATGGTGGAGACCCATATCAGCCGGATGGAGGAAAAGGCGGTATCCTTTGTCAACATGGTCTTTAAGGCCAGGAATGAATGCCGTCCCCCTGAAGGGGCGGCCCAAGAGGGATAA
- a CDS encoding MotA/TolQ/ExbB proton channel family protein has protein sequence MQVFFYHMADYVRSGGIVMFPILGVSLVMWVLIFNRVMFLRRLHVRNIPRDEAGKMVRDNLWPDKGLKGANAALVRAFLARRSRVHDPELDNNILDEAVMALNASLDRHLAAISVLSAVAPLMGLLGTVVGMMQTFDVITIFGTGNARAMASGISVALVTTQTGLMISIPGLYMSGWLNRRAANLKQRIAATGMYLKRYLQPGDPIQMKGSTPC, from the coding sequence ATGCAGGTTTTTTTCTACCATATGGCCGATTATGTCCGGTCCGGGGGCATTGTCATGTTTCCCATCCTGGGGGTCTCCCTGGTGATGTGGGTGCTGATTTTCAACCGGGTCATGTTCCTGCGCCGGCTGCATGTGAGGAACATCCCCAGGGACGAGGCCGGAAAAATGGTCCGGGACAACCTCTGGCCGGACAAGGGGCTGAAGGGGGCCAACGCCGCCCTGGTCCGGGCCTTCTTGGCCCGGCGCAGCCGGGTCCACGACCCGGAACTGGACAATAATATCCTGGACGAGGCGGTGATGGCCCTGAATGCCTCCCTGGACCGGCATCTGGCGGCCATATCCGTGCTCTCGGCCGTGGCGCCGCTCATGGGGCTGCTGGGGACGGTGGTGGGCATGATGCAGACCTTTGACGTGATCACCATTTTCGGCACGGGCAATGCCCGGGCCATGGCCTCGGGGATCTCCGTGGCCCTGGTGACCACCCAGACCGGGCTGATGATCTCTATTCCGGGGCTCTATATGAGCGGCTGGCTCAACCGCCGGGCCGCCAACCTCAAGCAGCGCATCGCCGCCACCGGCATGTATCTTAAACGGTATCTCCAACCCGGGGACCCGATTCAAATGAAGGGCAGTACACCATGCTGA
- a CDS encoding biopolymer transporter ExbD, with the protein MLNISAARRANKKTLELNIAPLIDMVFILLIFFLVTTSFVKETGVDISRPSATTAVAKTKSTILIGVTRENTVHLDRREIDVRAVRANVERALAENPEGAVVIVADKESFTGLVIEVMDACKLAGAENVSIAASLPRGN; encoded by the coding sequence ATGCTGAATATTTCCGCGGCCAGACGGGCCAATAAAAAAACACTGGAACTGAATATCGCCCCCCTCATCGACATGGTATTCATCCTGTTGATCTTTTTTTTGGTGACCACCTCCTTTGTCAAGGAGACCGGGGTGGACATTTCCCGGCCCTCGGCCACCACGGCCGTGGCCAAAACCAAATCCACCATCCTCATCGGGGTCACCCGCGAGAATACGGTTCACCTGGACCGGCGGGAGATCGATGTCAGGGCGGTGCGGGCCAATGTGGAGCGGGCCCTGGCCGAAAACCCCGAAGGGGCGGTGGTCATTGTGGCGGACAAGGAGAGCTTCACCGGCCTGGTGATCGAGGTGATGGATGCCTGTAAACTGGCCGGGGCTGAAAATGTCTCCATTGCGGCCAGCCTGCCCAGGGGGAATTGA
- a CDS encoding energy transducer TonB: protein MGRAACHNGPGPESSRSRVLALLGWLFAIGLSLGLNLFLFGIMPGLIHSVPQRPDALEDIRTVQVVRVKRPDTPPKKREKTKPPKPEDKPKPVKQLARMTAPQPAPIRPKLPFELNPKLPRFSDSLEMPPLSHFTMKAAAPKGLYQMGDLDSPLMPVNMTQPPFPLRASRLGIEGWVKVGFVVTRAGQVEDIKILGAQPQGVFENTVINHISQWRFKPGTVEGVAVATQAQTTIRFQLDQ from the coding sequence ATGGGCCGGGCCGCCTGCCATAACGGGCCCGGGCCGGAATCTTCCCGAAGCCGGGTGCTGGCCCTGCTGGGCTGGCTTTTTGCCATCGGTCTCTCCCTGGGTCTGAACCTTTTTTTATTCGGTATCATGCCCGGCCTCATCCATTCCGTGCCCCAGCGCCCCGATGCCCTGGAGGATATCCGCACGGTCCAGGTGGTGCGGGTGAAACGGCCGGATACTCCGCCCAAAAAGCGGGAGAAAACCAAACCGCCCAAGCCCGAAGACAAGCCCAAACCCGTGAAACAGCTGGCCAGGATGACCGCGCCCCAGCCGGCTCCAATCCGCCCCAAGCTCCCCTTTGAGCTGAATCCCAAACTGCCCCGGTTTTCCGACAGCCTGGAAATGCCCCCCCTCTCCCATTTCACCATGAAGGCGGCGGCGCCCAAGGGGCTCTATCAGATGGGGGACCTGGATTCGCCGCTGATGCCCGTCAATATGACCCAGCCCCCCTTTCCCCTCCGGGCAAGCCGGCTGGGCATCGAAGGCTGGGTCAAGGTGGGATTTGTGGTGACCCGGGCCGGACAGGTGGAAGATATCAAGATCCTGGGGGCCCAGCCCCAGGGGGTATTTGAAAACACCGTGATCAACCATATTTCCCAATGGCGGTTCAAGCCGGGCACCGTGGAAGGGGTGGCCGTGGCCACCCAGGCCCAGACCACCATCCGGTTCCAATTGGATCAATGA